A single genomic interval of Anopheles marshallii chromosome 2, idAnoMarsDA_429_01, whole genome shotgun sequence harbors:
- the LOC128709307 gene encoding RNA-binding protein Pasilla, whose product MLNHDQQRQYATGPRQDSGQPQAGTNGSHSSAENSPDHNCTATSFFMFDELSSALHDERNNGNSNHHHRQQQHRVQQSPANGSSPKSAVSSNNSGSTNSLLSNGDSLMARINQLNQQQQQQHHHQQYSASGTGSPSNGATIDGSTIGVVATMRTSPTNGCGSAAVSALAQQHQQQMLASALVRSGGGASFAQHSPIDGTDGTTFPTAATVTSIQQQYGGGGGSAQFHNSFAQTGHQQQHKVTFYQSQQQQQYHLHHHQNTQQRPGFGKSPDAHIDPSRTVTQLNHAMELFEAAGTTNATTTTATNGGGDNYHFKTLVPSVAAGAIIGKGGETIASLQKDAGARVKMSKSHDFYPGTTERICLISGTVEGILTVLDFITDKIREKPDITKALTEADAKQAQERDKQVKILVPNTTAGMIIGKAGAYIKQIKEESGSYVQISQKPKELTLQERCITIIGEKENNRIACKMILAKIVEDPSSGTCLNVSYADINGPVANFNPTGSPFAASQNPNFSSSTASLNSAISGPLPSATATGLLVNGTGLNLSLNLGAPSPQTNPTAITQLLDHIKTAMRQSGYSDTATAEVHAALTVLAKYGVLGIGVGLQNGTHSTTLGYLGMPEMQQSTAAAAAAASAATGVYGAVGQLNLDSFLHGAGTATPRTTTIDRYDPTTFDPFRHPGTQAATPISINNNAFGLGNPSALNAAAQTLGSLSKSPTPAEMTTSKEKNVEIPEVIVGAILGPAGRSLVEIQHISGANIQISKKGIFAPGTRNRIVTITGQPNAINVAQYLIEERISQEETKRACQTAANAAATNKTSAASVATVTQ is encoded by the exons ATGTTGAACCACGATCAACAGCGGCAGTATGCAACGGGTCCGCGGCAGGATAGTGGACAACCGCAAGCCGGCACGAACGGTAGCCATTCGTCGGCAGAGAACTCTCCTGACCATAACTGTACCGCCACCAGCTTCTTCATGTTCGACGAGCTCAGCTCGGCACTGCACGATGAGCGTAACAATGGCAACAGCAACCACCATCatcgccagcagcagcaccgggTGCAGCAATCGCCCGCGAACGGAAGCAGCCCCAAGTCTGCGGTCAGCTCCAACAACTCCGGCAGCACCAACAGTTTGCTCAGCAATGGCGACAGTCTAATGGCACGAATCAATCAGCtcaatcagcagcagcagcagcagcatcatcaccagcagtaCAGTGCTAGTGGTACCGGATCACCGTCGAATGGTGCAACGATCGACGGTAGCACAATAGGAGTGGTCGCAACCATGCGCACTTCGCCCACGAATGGTTGTGGCAGTGCGGCGGTCAGTGCCCTTGcacaacagcaccagcagcaaatgcTCGCGTCCGCATTGGTACGGAGCGGTGGTGGCGCATCCTTTGCGCAACACTCACCGATCGATGGTACGGATGGCACAACATTCCCAACTGCCGCAACGGTCACCAGCATCCAGCAACagtatggtggtggtggtggtagtgccCAGTTCCACAACAGCTTTGCTCAAACCGgtcaccagcaacagcacaaaGTGACCTTTTATCAgagccaacagcaacagcagtaccATCTTCACCATCACCAGAACACACAGCAGAGGCCgggtttcg GTAAGTCTCCCGATGCGCACATTGATCCCAGCAGGACGGTCACACAACTGAACCACGCAATGGAACTGTTCGAAG CCGCGGGAACCACCAACGCCACCACAACCACAGCCACCAATGGCGGTGGGGACAACTATCATTTCAAAACGCTGGTACCGTCGGTCGCGGCCGGTGCCATCATCGGCAAGGGTGGCGAAACCATTGCCTCACTACAGAAGGACGCCGGTGCCCGGGTGAAGATGTCCAAATCACACGACTTCTATCCCG GAACCACCGAGCGTATCTGTCTCATTAGCGGCACGGTCGAGGGCATCCTGACCGTGCTCGATTTTATCACTGACAAGATCCGTGAGAAACCCGACATTACCAAAGCACTGACCGAGGCGGACGCGAAGCAGGCCCAGGAGCGCGACAAGCAGGTCAAGATCCTGGTGCCGAACACGACCGCGGGCATGATCATCGGTAAGGCCGGTGCGTACATCAAACAGATCAAGGAGGAGTCCGGCTCCTACGTGCAGATCTCGCAGAAGCCGAAAGAGCTGACGCTGCAGGAGCGTTGCATCACGATCATCGGCGAGAAGGAGAACAACCGGATTGCATGCAAGATGATCCTGGCCAAGATCGTTGAAGATCCCTCATCCGGCACCTGCTTGAACGTATCATACGCAGACATCAACGGACCGGTGGCCAACTTCAACCCCACTGGTTCGCCATTCGCCGCCTCACAGAATCCCAATTTCAGCTCCAGCACCGCCTCACTCAACTCCGCCATCAGCGGGCCTCTGCCGAGTGCGACGGCCACCGGTTTGCTGGTCAACGGCACCGGACTCAATCTGTCATTAAACCTAGGTGCACCATCACCACAGACTAATCCTACAGCTATCACACAATTGCTTGATCATATTAAG ACTGCCATGAGACAGTCCGGCTACTCGGACACGGCTACGGCTGAGGTGCATGCCGCACTCACCGTGCTGGCTAAGTATGGCGTCCTTGGCATCGGTGTCGGTCTCCAGAATGGTACACACTCGACCACGCTCGGCTACCTGGGCATGCCGGAAATGCAACAGTCGACAGCGGCCGCAGCGGCTGCAGCATCGGCCGCCACCGGCGTCTACGGTGCCGTCGGTCAGCTCAACCTCGATTCGTTCCTTCACGGAGCGGGCACGGCGACGCcccgcaccaccaccatcgatcGCTACGATCCGACCACGTTCGATCCGTTCCGGCATCCGGGCACACAGGCAGCCACACCGATCTCGATCAACAACAACGCGTTCGGTTTGGGCAACCCGAGCGCCCTGAACGCGGCCGCACAGACGCTCGGTTCGCTCAGCAAGAGCCCGACACCGGCCGAGATGACCACAAGCAAGGAGAAGAACGTCGAAATCCCGGAAGTGATCGTGGGTGCCATTCTCG GACCGGCCGGGCGCAGTTTGGTCGAAATCCAGCACATATCCGGCGCGAATATTCAGATTTCGAAGAAGGGCATCTTTGCGCCGGGCACGCGCAACCGAATCGTCACCATCACCGGCCAGCCGAACGCGATCAACGTGGCGCAGTATCTAATAGAGGAGCGCATCAGCCAGGAGGAGACGAAGCGGGCGTGCCAGACCGCGGCCAATGCTGCGGCCACCAACAAAACGTCTGCCGCGTCCGTCGCCACCGTGACGCAATAG